A stretch of Mesorhizobium sp. M2A.F.Ca.ET.046.03.2.1 DNA encodes these proteins:
- a CDS encoding type II toxin-antitoxin system VapC family toxin, producing MTTGPFLADTHIILWSISDDRRLSEQHRAILNSEAVVFASAASVWEIAIKRSIGKLQAPDDLPALLPRMRFQPLAVTLLHAHAVGDLPSHHGDPFDRLLIAQAQIENLTILTSDSHFARYNVALA from the coding sequence ATGACGACAGGTCCGTTTCTCGCCGACACGCATATTATCCTCTGGTCGATTTCGGACGATCGACGTCTCAGCGAACAGCACCGTGCCATCCTGAACTCCGAAGCGGTGGTGTTCGCGAGCGCGGCAAGCGTTTGGGAAATCGCCATCAAACGATCAATTGGAAAACTTCAGGCGCCAGATGACCTGCCGGCATTGCTTCCGAGGATGCGGTTTCAGCCCCTCGCCGTTACCTTGCTGCATGCGCACGCAGTCGGCGATCTACCTTCTCACCATGGCGACCCGTTCGATAGGTTGCTAATTGCACAGGCGCAGATAGAGAACCTGACGATCCTGACATCCGACTCGCATTTCGCTCGGTACAACGTTGCGCTAGCTTAA
- a CDS encoding DinB family protein, giving the protein MTLLEHLRRMARNNLWSNDRLYRAVLAMQPGEFEAERVSFFPSIRETLNHILAVDRLYLDFLTDGGLGAAAYDNFVPFDDAASLAAAQANFDRKLVAYCDGLSEADLDRRVITDRREDGLIPERIGDILAHVFLHDIHHRGQVHAMLSGTSVAPPQLDEFLLDYDIKLRRDEVERLGLES; this is encoded by the coding sequence GTGACCCTGCTCGAGCATCTGCGCCGCATGGCTCGCAACAATCTGTGGTCGAATGACCGGCTCTACCGCGCCGTGCTGGCGATGCAGCCCGGCGAGTTTGAGGCCGAGCGCGTCAGCTTCTTTCCATCGATCAGGGAAACGCTCAACCATATCCTCGCGGTCGACCGTCTCTATCTCGATTTCCTGACCGATGGCGGCCTCGGCGCGGCGGCCTACGACAACTTCGTTCCGTTCGACGATGCGGCAAGCCTGGCGGCGGCACAGGCCAATTTCGACCGCAAGCTTGTCGCCTACTGCGATGGCTTGTCGGAAGCCGATCTCGACCGTCGAGTCATAACCGACCGGCGCGAGGACGGCCTGATCCCCGAGCGCATCGGCGACATCCTCGCCCATGTCTTCCTGCACGACATCCATCACCGCGGCCAAGTGCATGCCATGCTCTCCGGCACGTCGGTAGCGCCGCCGCAATTGGATGAGTTTCTGCTCGACTACGACATCAAGCTGAGGAGGGACGAAGTCGAGCGGTTGGGGCTGGAAAGTTAA